In Nitrososphaerota archaeon, one genomic interval encodes:
- a CDS encoding extracellular solute-binding protein: protein MSSSRRRFLKYAAVAAAAGAAATLGSQYMLPQGSPRPQSPQNTTTMTTTARNAADNRYRPPEYLKFMDWLKEVSKPYAGKRIVTAFELEPASLALQSLDPDYFSYSGTYVGYELTPFIQNLVNTTLAISTKAPTYDIMNMDGSNLATFAPHLIPPQELAQKYPDITYPDIDMNGFARAGMAFSGKYPQDLIFPPYDKELGGSVFGFPQDMPVMLRFYRKDLYDKEGITPGKTWDEYLEDLKMFDDPAKGVFGAGSMTLSHPSIIFEYLNHLHSFGGKIWELEDKGLRCALNTPEAVAALENFIRLKNYSDPASASSTWAELGILMAVGRVANAIQWADYASVVNNPVQSLTAGKWDYTVNPSGPSGSFSTFGGAGVGVSRYSRNPEAAWLWLQWATGFGTQIVTLQDPIHYFTPTRSKVYDYPTVQADIKSGRLKYLKVAQDILASNKVATLITFPAWQLVRVQIGDVLSRCWNGGLTPREALKLGQENIDKLQGGPVFKF from the coding sequence ATGAGTTCTTCAAGGCGACGCTTTCTGAAGTACGCGGCTGTAGCAGCTGCGGCCGGCGCAGCTGCAACTCTAGGCAGCCAATACATGCTTCCTCAAGGCAGCCCGAGACCCCAGTCTCCGCAGAATACAACAACGATGACTACCACAGCTCGAAATGCAGCTGACAACCGTTACCGGCCTCCTGAGTATCTCAAGTTTATGGACTGGCTTAAAGAGGTCTCAAAACCCTATGCAGGCAAACGGATCGTTACCGCATTCGAGCTTGAGCCCGCATCACTTGCATTGCAGTCTCTTGATCCAGATTACTTTAGTTACAGCGGAACATATGTGGGTTACGAGCTGACCCCATTCATACAGAATCTGGTAAACACGACGCTTGCAATCAGCACAAAAGCACCCACATATGATATTATGAACATGGACGGCTCAAACCTAGCGACCTTTGCACCGCACCTGATTCCCCCGCAGGAGCTCGCCCAAAAATACCCGGATATCACATATCCAGATATCGATATGAACGGGTTTGCCCGCGCCGGCATGGCCTTCTCAGGTAAATATCCGCAGGATCTAATCTTTCCACCCTACGATAAGGAACTGGGAGGATCAGTCTTTGGGTTCCCTCAGGATATGCCTGTGATGCTCCGCTTCTACCGTAAAGATCTCTACGATAAGGAAGGGATTACTCCGGGAAAAACTTGGGATGAGTATCTTGAAGACCTCAAGATGTTTGACGACCCGGCTAAAGGCGTTTTCGGCGCCGGCAGCATGACTCTCTCCCACCCTTCAATCATCTTCGAATATCTGAACCATCTGCATAGCTTCGGTGGCAAAATTTGGGAGCTAGAAGACAAAGGGCTCCGGTGCGCCCTTAACACGCCTGAAGCGGTCGCGGCGCTAGAGAACTTTATTCGGCTCAAGAATTACTCCGATCCCGCTTCAGCATCATCAACATGGGCTGAGCTCGGCATCCTCATGGCGGTAGGCCGAGTCGCCAACGCGATTCAATGGGCCGATTACGCCTCAGTCGTAAACAACCCTGTTCAATCGTTGACCGCCGGAAAGTGGGATTATACGGTCAACCCGTCAGGCCCGTCAGGCTCCTTCTCAACCTTTGGCGGCGCAGGTGTAGGTGTTTCACGATATTCACGTAATCCAGAGGCTGCGTGGTTGTGGCTTCAATGGGCCACCGGCTTTGGAACACAGATAGTTACGCTTCAAGACCCAATACACTACTTCACTCCAACGCGATCGAAGGTCTACGACTATCCCACCGTTCAGGCGGACATCAAATCAGGGCGCCTCAAATATTTGAAGGTGGCTCAAGACATCCTAGCATCCAATAAGGTGGCCACGCTGATCACCTTCCCAGCGTGGCAGCTAGTCCGGGTTCAGATTGGAGATGTTCTCTCACGCTGCTGGAACGGAGGTCTCACACCCCGCGAAGCCTTGAAGCTAGGACAAGAAAATATCGACAAACTACAGGGAGGACCCGTTTTCAAGTTCTAG
- a CDS encoding IS110 family transposase, with protein sequence MMTVGVDAHKRSCTVCTFEGQIKKEIFEFSTTYQGLSSFTSKIPEGSVIVIESSTTGKVLSRILSERYQVHMVTPPERKPSIKTDKRDAEKLVKEDMLGYTRRCYIPSKQIEEMRTLVSRQMQIGEKISGVKSQIHSLLERNMLQSEFEDLSDIFGVEGLKRIANLKQLPNHQQDMVELGMHLQELNLYAQQHTQVETEVAKMTESDEDCLILMSHPGIAQFTALAIKARIGDVSRFPTKRHLASYAGLVPGADNSGERVSQHRRVKHGDDVLKYAFTLAVGGAVKARSNTAVKRFYLKMNAKGRAPQQAEVAAARKLSWIVWRMLTSKQRYVEEDKYLTARKVRAMSSRAKRDIQEAVHPQDVRELAKSLTSKTSILERYPEKT encoded by the coding sequence ATGATGACCGTAGGAGTGGACGCACATAAGAGAAGCTGCACTGTATGCACATTCGAAGGTCAGATCAAGAAGGAGATCTTCGAATTCTCTACAACCTATCAAGGTCTCTCCTCCTTTACAAGCAAGATTCCGGAGGGAAGCGTTATCGTAATAGAGTCGAGTACAACAGGCAAGGTTCTCTCGAGAATTCTGTCAGAGAGGTATCAGGTTCACATGGTTACGCCTCCTGAAAGGAAGCCCTCTATCAAAACGGATAAGAGAGATGCGGAGAAGCTTGTAAAGGAGGATATGCTGGGCTACACCAGAAGGTGCTACATCCCATCGAAGCAAATCGAGGAGATGCGCACCTTGGTCTCAAGGCAGATGCAGATAGGAGAGAAGATATCTGGGGTGAAGAGCCAGATTCATTCCTTGCTTGAAAGAAACATGCTTCAGAGCGAGTTCGAAGACCTCTCGGATATATTCGGCGTCGAGGGACTCAAGAGGATAGCCAATCTTAAGCAGCTTCCGAATCATCAACAGGATATGGTGGAGCTCGGGATGCATCTTCAGGAGCTGAACCTCTATGCCCAACAGCACACGCAGGTCGAGACAGAGGTGGCGAAGATGACCGAATCTGACGAGGACTGTCTCATACTCATGAGCCATCCCGGGATAGCTCAGTTCACAGCGCTGGCGATCAAGGCGAGGATAGGCGATGTGTCAAGGTTCCCAACGAAGAGGCATCTCGCCTCCTATGCAGGTCTGGTCCCCGGAGCTGATAACAGTGGAGAGCGTGTTTCACAGCATAGACGCGTCAAGCATGGGGATGACGTACTCAAATACGCATTCACGTTGGCTGTGGGAGGAGCCGTGAAGGCAAGATCTAACACAGCAGTGAAGAGGTTCTACCTGAAGATGAATGCGAAGGGCAGGGCACCACAACAGGCTGAGGTCGCAGCTGCTAGAAAGCTCTCATGGATTGTCTGGAGAATGCTCACATCCAAGCAGAGGTACGTTGAGGAGGACAAGTATCTCACCGCTAGAAAGGTTAGAGCGATGTCATCCAGAGCCAAAAGAGACATTCAAGAGGCCGTGCACCCGCAAGATGTTCGAGAGCTAGCAAAAAGCCTTACATCTAAGACAAGCATACTCGAGAGGTATCCAGAGAAGACATGA
- a CDS encoding cytochrome c3 family protein, with amino-acid sequence MARNAAITIIFTIAIIFATAAITLSLATTTSVGGSAYRSNSETCASCHNEVPYVKGYEGSPHAEGNVTCMDCHQYKSPITDVQCLTCHEDYSRSNKTAFRWQYGIIIDAHSKYAHMPAKCTTCHLEHKFELGVPRAATESLCKNCHKPYNPPRQR; translated from the coding sequence ATGGCGCGCAACGCGGCGATAACGATCATCTTCACTATCGCAATTATCTTCGCCACAGCGGCCATAACGCTCTCATTGGCTACGACAACTTCTGTAGGCGGCTCGGCCTATCGCAGCAACTCTGAGACCTGCGCTTCATGCCATAATGAAGTCCCCTACGTGAAGGGGTATGAAGGCTCTCCACACGCCGAGGGAAATGTCACCTGTATGGACTGCCATCAGTACAAAAGCCCGATAACTGATGTTCAATGCCTGACCTGCCACGAAGACTACAGCCGCTCGAACAAAACCGCCTTCCGATGGCAGTATGGAATTATCATCGATGCCCACTCAAAGTATGCCCATATGCCCGCCAAGTGCACCACCTGCCACCTAGAACACAAGTTCGAACTTGGAGTTCCAAGAGCCGCCACCGAAAGCCTCTGCAAAAACTGCCACAAACCATACAATCCACCGCGGCAGCGTTAA